CAGGCAACAGCGGAAATGGAGGTTGCCAGAGCAAATCTTCAGGAGCGGAAAAGCACAATAGAAAACGCAAAACGGGAATATGAGCGAAGCGTTGCGTTGCGGGAAAAAAAGATACTCTCCGAATCAAGGTTTGATGCCGCAGAGTCTGAATTTAAAAGACAGCAGGCCGGTCTGAAAGTTGCTATTGCCCAGGTATCTCAAAAAGAGGCGGCATTGAAGATAGCCAATGTACAGCTTTCTTACGCTCAGATTCAAGTGCCTGAAAACAATACTACAGGGCACATGGTGGTTGGGGAGCGGTTTGTGGACGAAGGGGCCATGTTGGCGCCTAACACGCCCATAGCCTCTATTCTCGATATCGGAAAGCTTATCGCCGCCATCCATGTCATCGAACGGGACTATTCCAGGATTCAGTTGGGACTGGAAGCAATCATTTCAACCGATGCGTTTCCGGAACGCACTTTTAACGGAAAAGTAATTCGAATAGCCCCTTTTCTGCAAGAAAAATCCCGGGAGGCCCGGGTGGAGATCGAAATCCCCAATGCGCAAAAGCTTCTGAAACCAGGGATGTTTGTGCGGGTTAACATTCAATTTGATGAGCATGAAAACGCCACCGTGGTTCCGGTAGCCGCCCTTGTTAAGAGAAACGGAACCCAGGGGGTTTTTTTAGCCGATATTAAAGAGCAAAAAGTCCGGTTTATTCCAGTAAATGTCGGTATCATAAGCGGCTTCCAGGCGGAAGTGCTGAATACGCCTATTACCGGTTCAGTGGTGACCCTGGGGCATCACCTGCTGGAAGACGGGTCTTTGATTATTCTACCAGGTAACTCATGAATATCTCCCGCTTTTCCGTACAGCGCCCGGTGTTAACCATTATGGTCTTTTTAATAGTCATCATAATAGGCGGGATTTCCTTGTCTAGGCTTTCCATCGACCTGATGCCCGATATTACCTACCCGACACTGAGCATTACCACCGAATATGAAAATGCCAGCCCAGAGGAGGTCGAAGAACTGATTACACGCCCTATAGAGGAGGCCATGAGCGCGGTGCCGGGGGTGGAGGAAGTCACCTCGGTCTCCGCCGAAGGCCAATGCCAGGTCCGGGTTACTTTCACGTGGGGTACTGACCTGGATGCTGCTGCCAACGATATCAGGGACCGGTTGGATCGAGTCATTCCACTCCTTC
This genomic window from Anaerolineae bacterium contains:
- a CDS encoding efflux RND transporter periplasmic adaptor subunit; this translates as MKKFFVIIIILTGLGFLGWQIYQKSSASRKGFKRERQNIPVAVEVELVKKASIQQVGSFTGSLYPLSKFILAPKIAGRLEKILVHIGDTVKGRQLVAVLDDDEYRQKVSQATAEMEVARANLQERKSTIENAKREYERSVALREKKILSESRFDAAESEFKRQQAGLKVAIAQVSQKEAALKIANVQLSYAQIQVPENNTTGHMVVGERFVDEGAMLAPNTPIASILDIGKLIAAIHVIERDYSRIQLGLEAIISTDAFPERTFNGKVIRIAPFLQEKSREARVEIEIPNAQKLLKPGMFVRVNIQFDEHENATVVPVAALVKRNGTQGVFLADIKEQKVRFIPVNVGIISGFQAEVLNTPITGSVVTLGHHLLEDGSLIILPGNS